In Streptomyces sp. NBC_00483, a single window of DNA contains:
- a CDS encoding DUF4245 domain-containing protein, with product MGRVAARNGKKTVGSLVLSLGVCVVAAGVIYLFVPHDDSGEPQVKRVDYKVELSTARRAAPYPVAAPAGLSHDWKPTSVRYQGTSNDAWHLGFLDPEGQYVAVEQASGASKGFIDKVSQGASATGRTQRIGGETWERYKGEKYDALVLKQKGSTTVVTGTADFGGLTKMAEALEAKREKV from the coding sequence ATGGGGCGCGTGGCAGCAAGAAACGGTAAGAAAACGGTCGGCAGCCTGGTCCTCTCGCTCGGCGTCTGCGTCGTCGCGGCCGGCGTGATCTACCTCTTCGTCCCGCACGACGATTCCGGTGAGCCGCAGGTCAAGCGCGTCGACTACAAGGTCGAGCTGTCGACGGCCCGCCGTGCGGCGCCGTACCCGGTGGCCGCCCCCGCGGGCCTCTCGCACGACTGGAAGCCGACCTCCGTGCGCTACCAGGGCACCTCGAACGACGCGTGGCACCTCGGGTTCCTCGACCCGGAGGGGCAGTACGTCGCCGTCGAGCAGGCGTCCGGAGCGTCGAAGGGGTTCATCGACAAGGTGAGCCAGGGTGCGTCGGCGACCGGCCGCACGCAGCGGATCGGCGGCGAGACCTGGGAGCGCTACAAGGGCGAGAAGTACGACGCCCTGGTGCTGAAGCAGAAGGGCTCCACCACGGTGGTGACCGGCACGGCCGACTTCGGCGGACTGACGAAGATGGCCGAGGCGCTGGAGGCGAAGCGCGAGAAGGTGTGA
- a CDS encoding malonic semialdehyde reductase has translation MSLVLDPAAQDLLFREARTANTFSSEPVTDEQIAAIYDLVKYGPTAFNQSPLRITLVRSDEARERLVKHMAEGNQPKTATAPLVAILSTDHEFHEELPQLFPHAPGIADMFFSERPVREQAGTLNATLQAAYFIIGVRAAGLSAGPMTGFDFAGVQKEFLDDDHTPLMVINIGKPGDDAWFPRSPRLEQEQVITTV, from the coding sequence ATGTCTCTCGTTCTTGACCCCGCCGCGCAGGACCTGCTGTTCCGCGAGGCCCGCACCGCGAACACGTTCTCGTCGGAGCCCGTGACCGACGAGCAGATCGCCGCGATCTACGACCTGGTCAAGTACGGCCCGACCGCCTTCAACCAGTCGCCGCTGCGCATCACCCTGGTCCGCTCCGACGAGGCCCGCGAGCGCCTCGTCAAGCACATGGCCGAGGGCAACCAGCCGAAGACCGCCACCGCCCCGCTGGTCGCGATCCTCTCCACGGACCACGAGTTCCACGAGGAGCTGCCGCAGCTCTTCCCGCACGCCCCGGGCATCGCGGACATGTTCTTCTCCGAGCGCCCCGTCCGCGAGCAGGCCGGCACGCTGAACGCGACGCTGCAGGCCGCCTACTTCATCATCGGCGTGCGCGCCGCCGGCCTGTCCGCCGGCCCGATGACCGGCTTCGACTTCGCCGGTGTCCAGAAGGAGTTCCTGGACGACGACCACACCCCGCTGATGGTCATCAACATCGGCAAGCCGGGCGACGACGCCTGGTTCCCGCGCTCCCCGCGCCTGGAGCAGGAGCAGGTCATCACGACCGTCTGA
- a CDS encoding exodeoxyribonuclease VII small subunit codes for MATKTAQPADEALGYEQARDELIDVVRRLEAGGTSLEESLALWERGEELAKVCRRWLDGARARLDAALAEEGEEATGEAEDADEE; via the coding sequence ATGGCTACGAAGACGGCACAGCCGGCCGACGAGGCGCTCGGCTACGAGCAGGCGCGGGACGAACTGATCGATGTCGTACGGCGCCTGGAGGCCGGCGGCACGTCCCTTGAGGAGTCCCTCGCCCTGTGGGAGCGCGGCGAGGAGCTGGCGAAGGTGTGCCGCCGCTGGCTGGACGGCGCGCGTGCCCGCCTGGACGCGGCGCTCGCGGAGGAGGGCGAGGAGGCGACCGGGGAGGCGGAGGACGCCGACGAGGAGTGA
- the xseA gene encoding exodeoxyribonuclease VII large subunit, which produces MAVNTSADAPLPVGQVSRLIGGWIDRLGAVWVEGQITQLSRRPGAGVVFLTLRDTSHEISVAVTCYRQVFDAVADVVREGSRVVVHAKPEWYAPRGQLSLRAAEIRPVGVGELLARLEQLKKALGAEGLFADDRKKPLPFLPQLIGLVCGRASAAERDVLENARHRWPAVRFEVRNVPVQGVHAVPQVVQAVKELDALDGVDVIIVARGGGSVEDLLPFSDEQLVRTVSSCRTPVVSAIGHEPDNPLLDYVADLRASTPTDAAKKVVPDVGEEYERVNWLRDRARRSVEALLEREERGLAAALSRPSIEDPHRMVDEREEQIAALTERSRRTLGHLLDRAESELTHTHARVVALSPAATLKRGYAVLQKPDGHVVRGPDEVAGDEELRARVAEGEFTVRVTEA; this is translated from the coding sequence ATGGCTGTCAACACGTCCGCGGACGCCCCGCTGCCCGTCGGGCAGGTGTCGCGGCTCATCGGGGGATGGATCGACCGGCTCGGCGCCGTGTGGGTCGAGGGACAGATCACGCAGCTGTCCCGCAGACCGGGCGCGGGCGTCGTGTTCCTGACGCTGCGCGACACGTCGCACGAGATCTCCGTGGCGGTGACCTGCTACCGGCAGGTGTTCGACGCGGTGGCGGACGTGGTGCGCGAGGGTTCCCGCGTCGTCGTGCACGCGAAGCCGGAGTGGTACGCACCGCGCGGGCAGCTCTCGCTGCGGGCCGCCGAGATCCGCCCGGTCGGCGTCGGTGAACTGCTCGCGCGCCTGGAGCAGTTGAAGAAGGCGCTGGGCGCGGAGGGCCTGTTCGCGGACGACCGCAAGAAGCCGCTGCCGTTCCTGCCGCAGCTCATCGGCCTGGTCTGCGGCCGCGCCTCGGCCGCGGAGCGCGACGTGCTGGAGAACGCGCGGCACCGCTGGCCCGCCGTCCGCTTCGAGGTGCGCAACGTACCGGTGCAGGGGGTGCACGCGGTGCCGCAAGTGGTCCAGGCCGTCAAGGAATTGGACGCGCTCGACGGCGTCGACGTGATCATCGTGGCGCGCGGCGGCGGCAGCGTGGAGGACCTGCTCCCGTTCTCCGACGAACAGCTGGTGCGGACGGTGTCCTCCTGCCGTACGCCCGTCGTCTCCGCGATCGGACACGAGCCGGACAACCCGCTGCTCGACTACGTGGCCGACCTGCGCGCCTCGACGCCGACGGACGCGGCGAAGAAGGTCGTACCGGACGTCGGCGAGGAGTACGAGCGGGTGAACTGGCTGCGGGACCGGGCAAGGCGCAGCGTCGAGGCGCTCCTGGAGCGGGAGGAGCGGGGGCTCGCGGCGGCGCTCTCCCGGCCCTCGATAGAGGACCCGCACCGCATGGTCGACGAGCGCGAGGAACAGATCGCGGCGCTGACCGAGCGCTCCCGCCGCACCCTCGGCCACCTCCTCGACCGCGCCGAGTCGGAGCTGACGCACACGCACGCGCGCGTGGTCGCGCTCTCCCCCGCGGCCACCCTGAAGCGGGGTTACGCGGTGCTCCAGAAGCCGGACGGGCATGTGGTGCGCGGCCCGGACGAGGTGGCGGGGGACGAGGAGCTGCGGGCCCGCGTCGCCGAGGGCGAATTCACCGTACGAGTAACCGAAGCGTGA
- a CDS encoding APC family permease, whose protein sequence is MSADTIQEETALRRSLGFRDLVVYGLLFIAPMAPVGVFGTLDAKSHGAVALVYIVATIAMAFTAFSYAQMVQVAPQAGSVFAYARAGLGKGPGFIAGWMAMLDYVLIPAVAYLFAGIAMNSLVPSVSQWVWTALAVVITTLLNLWGVRAAARVGFAVLALEIVVLLVFMVSAVVVLATDGPQRDWLSPLTGDGTQGAFALSAVIGAVSVAVLSYLGFDAIASFAEEVTGGSAKVARAVLFCLVFTGVLFVAQTYLVALLEPTTSAQLAADPGKQGSAFYDAVDASVGSWLHDLVAVSKAIGAAFAALAGQAAAGRLLFAMARDRRLPKALSRTYAGVPRVALLLAAVITLVAAVWAASRDDGMDHLVSVVDIGALTAFTLLHASVVGYFAVRRRGGEVSWWRHILIPVVGAAITVAVIVEASRTAQVVGAIWLVIGLVVLAVQRGREPAVPSADGDTAG, encoded by the coding sequence ATGTCCGCCGACACCATCCAAGAAGAGACCGCCCTGCGGCGCAGTCTCGGCTTCCGGGACCTCGTGGTCTACGGGCTCCTCTTCATCGCCCCCATGGCGCCCGTCGGCGTCTTCGGCACCCTGGACGCGAAATCGCACGGTGCGGTCGCCCTCGTCTACATCGTCGCGACGATCGCGATGGCGTTCACCGCATTCAGTTACGCGCAGATGGTGCAGGTGGCCCCGCAGGCGGGCTCGGTCTTCGCCTACGCGCGCGCGGGTCTCGGAAAGGGCCCCGGGTTCATCGCGGGCTGGATGGCGATGCTCGACTACGTACTGATCCCCGCGGTCGCGTATCTCTTCGCCGGCATCGCGATGAACTCGCTCGTCCCCTCGGTCTCCCAGTGGGTGTGGACGGCGCTCGCGGTGGTGATCACGACGCTGCTCAACCTGTGGGGTGTGCGGGCCGCGGCGCGGGTCGGGTTCGCGGTCCTGGCGCTGGAGATCGTGGTCCTGCTGGTCTTCATGGTCTCGGCGGTCGTGGTCCTGGCCACGGACGGGCCGCAGCGCGACTGGCTGTCCCCGCTGACGGGCGACGGCACGCAGGGCGCGTTCGCGCTGTCGGCGGTGATCGGGGCGGTGTCCGTGGCGGTCCTGTCGTACCTGGGCTTCGACGCCATCGCGTCGTTCGCGGAGGAGGTCACCGGGGGCTCGGCAAAGGTCGCGCGGGCGGTGCTGTTCTGCCTCGTCTTCACCGGTGTGCTGTTCGTCGCGCAGACCTACTTGGTCGCCCTGCTCGAACCCACCACGTCGGCGCAGCTCGCCGCCGACCCCGGTAAGCAGGGCAGCGCCTTCTACGACGCCGTGGACGCGTCCGTGGGCTCGTGGCTGCACGACCTGGTGGCGGTGAGCAAGGCGATCGGCGCGGCGTTCGCGGCGCTCGCCGGGCAGGCGGCGGCCGGGCGGCTGCTCTTCGCGATGGCCCGCGACCGGCGGCTGCCGAAGGCGCTCTCGCGGACGTACGCCGGGGTGCCGCGGGTGGCGCTGCTGCTCGCCGCGGTGATCACGCTCGTCGCGGCGGTCTGGGCGGCCAGCCGGGACGACGGCATGGACCACCTGGTCTCGGTCGTCGACATCGGCGCCCTGACGGCCTTCACGCTGCTGCACGCGAGCGTGGTGGGGTATTTCGCGGTACGTCGCCGTGGCGGCGAGGTGAGCTGGTGGCGCCACATCCTGATTCCGGTCGTCGGCGCGGCGATCACCGTCGCGGTGATCGTGGAGGCGTCGAGGACGGCGCAGGTGGTGGGCGCGATCTGGCTGGTCATCGGGCTCGTGGTGCTCGCGGTGCAGCGGGGCCGGGAGCCTGCCGTGCCGTCGGCGGACGGCGACACGGCGGGCTGA
- a CDS encoding 4-hydroxy-3-methylbut-2-enyl diphosphate reductase, with protein sequence MTATPGPPPATTPSGDAPRRSDNRRVLLAAPRGYCAGVDRAVIAVEKALEQFGAPIYVRHEIVHNKYVVQTLERKGAIFVEQTEEVPEGSIVMFSAHGVAPTVHEEAERGKLATIDATCPLVTKVHKEAIRYAKDDFDILLIGHEGHEEVVGTSGEAPEHITLVDGPEDVAKVEVRDPEKVVWLSQTTLSVDETMETVDALKGKFPGLISPPSDDICYATQNRQLAVKQMGAESDLVIVVGSRNSSNSVRLVEVAKLAGARDAHLVDYASEIDESWLDGVTTVGVTSGASVPDVLVEEVLEYLSKRDYADVEIVKAAEESITFSLPKELRRDLRAEAQSLVGEAGESASKE encoded by the coding sequence ATGACTGCAACTCCCGGCCCGCCGCCCGCCACCACCCCAAGCGGAGACGCTCCGCGTCGCAGTGACAACCGCCGCGTCCTGCTCGCCGCCCCCCGGGGTTACTGCGCCGGTGTGGACCGTGCCGTGATCGCCGTCGAGAAGGCCCTCGAGCAGTTCGGGGCGCCCATCTATGTCCGCCACGAGATCGTGCACAACAAGTACGTCGTGCAGACCCTGGAGAGGAAGGGCGCCATCTTCGTCGAGCAGACGGAGGAGGTCCCCGAGGGCTCCATCGTGATGTTCTCGGCGCACGGTGTCGCACCGACCGTCCACGAAGAGGCCGAGCGCGGCAAGCTCGCCACCATCGACGCCACCTGCCCCCTGGTGACCAAGGTCCACAAGGAGGCGATCCGCTACGCCAAGGACGACTTCGACATCCTCCTGATCGGACACGAGGGCCACGAAGAGGTCGTCGGCACGTCCGGCGAGGCCCCCGAGCACATCACGCTCGTCGACGGCCCCGAGGACGTCGCCAAGGTCGAGGTCCGCGACCCGGAGAAGGTCGTCTGGCTCTCCCAGACCACGCTCTCCGTCGACGAGACGATGGAGACCGTCGACGCCCTCAAGGGCAAGTTCCCCGGACTGATCTCGCCGCCCAGCGACGACATCTGCTACGCCACCCAGAACCGTCAGCTCGCCGTGAAGCAGATGGGCGCCGAGTCCGACCTCGTCATCGTCGTCGGCTCGCGCAACTCCTCGAACTCCGTGCGTCTCGTCGAGGTCGCCAAGCTGGCCGGCGCCCGCGACGCCCACCTCGTGGACTACGCCTCCGAGATCGACGAGTCCTGGCTGGACGGCGTCACGACCGTCGGCGTCACCTCCGGTGCCTCGGTCCCGGACGTCCTCGTCGAGGAGGTCCTGGAGTACCTGTCGAAGCGCGACTACGCGGACGTGGAGATCGTGAAGGCGGCCGAGGAGTCGATCACGTTCTCGCTGCCCAAGGAGCTCCGCCGCGACCTGCGTGCGGAGGCCCAGTCGCTGGTCGGCGAAGCCGGAGAGTCCGCTTCCAAGGAGTGA
- the ppgK gene encoding polyphosphate--glucose phosphotransferase, producing the protein MQIFGVDIGGSGIKGAPVDLERGDLAQERHKVLTPHPATPEGVADGVKQVIDHFADVRPDRVGITFPGVVTGGATVRTAANVDKSWVDVDARALLSKKLGGLPVTVLNDADAAGVAEMNFGAGRGRKGTVLLLTFGTGIGSALFTDGVLVPNTELGHLELNGHDAEKHASTKAREDHDLSWEHWAHRVQKYLAHVEMLCSPELFIIGGGVSRKAHKFLPLIKGIKAEIVPAELQNNAGIVGAAMTASRA; encoded by the coding sequence ATGCAGATCTTCGGTGTGGACATCGGCGGATCCGGGATCAAGGGCGCCCCGGTCGACCTGGAGCGCGGCGATCTCGCCCAGGAGCGCCACAAGGTGCTGACCCCGCACCCGGCCACGCCCGAGGGCGTGGCCGACGGGGTCAAGCAGGTCATCGACCACTTCGCCGACGTGCGGCCCGACCGGGTCGGCATCACGTTCCCCGGCGTCGTCACCGGCGGCGCCACGGTGCGCACGGCGGCGAACGTCGACAAGAGCTGGGTCGACGTGGACGCGCGGGCCCTGCTGAGCAAGAAGCTCGGCGGGCTCCCGGTCACGGTGCTCAACGACGCGGACGCCGCGGGCGTCGCCGAGATGAACTTCGGCGCGGGCCGCGGCCGCAAGGGCACCGTGCTGCTGCTCACCTTCGGTACGGGCATCGGGAGCGCCCTGTTCACCGACGGCGTCCTCGTGCCGAACACGGAACTGGGCCACCTGGAGCTGAACGGGCACGACGCGGAGAAGCACGCCTCCACGAAGGCGCGCGAGGACCACGACCTCAGCTGGGAGCACTGGGCGCACCGCGTGCAGAAGTACCTGGCGCACGTGGAGATGCTCTGCTCGCCCGAGCTGTTCATCATCGGCGGCGGGGTCAGCCGCAAGGCGCACAAGTTCCTGCCGCTGATCAAGGGCATCAAGGCCGAGATCGTCCCGGCCGAGCTGCAGAACAACGCGGGGATCGTGGGAGCGGCGATGACGGCATCGCGCGCGTAG
- a CDS encoding DUF6542 domain-containing protein, whose amino-acid sequence MEQPRTRPPQARPRRTAPLPPQAQGGQDGAVPSGESATVYRAAGGGPAPGRRPLRFPNPRLTGRGSGLFCIAAMLVFGSLDQLLFGGSPAVYGVLFLLVSGLTAVWVRGADLVTAPVVVPIAFAVGIVPISEGTGGFGQQVMGVATTLAMSAIWLYGGTLITGVLVTVRKVRLMARRAAVRRAGGRQPSAAQPSSQSSSQAPGPRRRTA is encoded by the coding sequence GTGGAGCAACCCAGGACGCGTCCCCCGCAGGCCAGGCCCCGCCGCACGGCCCCGCTGCCGCCGCAGGCGCAGGGCGGCCAGGACGGCGCCGTGCCGTCCGGTGAGTCCGCCACCGTGTACCGCGCCGCCGGTGGGGGTCCGGCTCCCGGGCGCCGCCCCCTCCGCTTCCCGAACCCACGGCTCACGGGGCGGGGCAGCGGACTGTTCTGCATCGCCGCGATGCTGGTCTTCGGGTCCCTCGACCAGCTGCTGTTCGGGGGCTCCCCGGCCGTCTACGGAGTGCTGTTCCTGCTCGTCAGCGGGCTTACGGCGGTGTGGGTGCGGGGCGCGGACCTGGTGACGGCGCCGGTCGTGGTGCCGATCGCGTTCGCCGTCGGCATCGTGCCGATCTCCGAGGGCACGGGCGGCTTCGGGCAGCAGGTCATGGGGGTCGCGACGACGCTCGCCATGAGCGCGATCTGGCTGTACGGCGGGACGCTCATCACCGGTGTGCTCGTGACCGTACGGAAGGTGCGGCTCATGGCCCGGCGGGCCGCGGTGCGCCGGGCCGGTGGCCGGCAGCCGTCCGCCGCGCAGCCCTCGTCCCAGTCCTCTTCCCAGGCGCCGGGACCGCGGCGCCGTACTGCGTAG
- the ychF gene encoding redox-regulated ATPase YchF: MSLTIGIVGLPNVGKSTLFNALTKNDVLAANYPFATIEPNVGVVGVPDARLTKLAEIFSSQKVLPATVDFVDIAGIVRGASEGEGLGNKFLANIRESDAICQVIRAFQDENVVHVDGKVEPKSDIETINTELILADLQTIEKVLPRLQKESRIKKDIAPKVKAVEAAKEILEKGETLSSQGIVQGSDNEELLHDLHLLTTKPFLYVFNVDEDELTDEAFKDEQRALVAPAEAIFLNAKLEADLAELDEEEALELLQSVGQEEPGLATLATVGFNTLGLQTYLTAGPKESRAWTIKKGATAPEAAGVIHTDFQKGFIKAEVISFADLVETGSVADARAAGKARMEGKDYVMQDGDVVEFRFNV; the protein is encoded by the coding sequence GTGTCGCTCACGATCGGAATCGTCGGTCTGCCGAATGTCGGCAAGTCGACCCTGTTCAACGCCCTGACCAAGAACGACGTGCTCGCGGCCAACTACCCGTTCGCCACGATCGAGCCGAACGTCGGCGTGGTCGGTGTCCCCGACGCCCGCCTCACGAAGCTGGCGGAGATCTTCTCCTCCCAGAAGGTGCTCCCGGCCACGGTCGACTTCGTCGACATCGCGGGCATCGTGCGCGGCGCCTCCGAGGGCGAGGGCCTGGGCAACAAGTTCCTGGCGAACATCCGCGAGTCCGACGCGATCTGCCAGGTCATCCGTGCCTTCCAGGACGAGAACGTCGTGCACGTGGACGGCAAGGTCGAGCCGAAGAGCGACATCGAGACGATCAACACCGAGCTGATCCTCGCCGACCTCCAGACCATCGAGAAGGTCCTCCCGCGCCTCCAGAAGGAGTCGCGCATCAAGAAGGACATCGCCCCGAAGGTCAAGGCGGTCGAGGCGGCCAAGGAGATCCTGGAGAAGGGCGAGACGCTGTCCTCCCAGGGCATCGTCCAGGGCTCCGACAACGAGGAGCTCCTCCACGACCTGCACCTCCTCACGACGAAGCCCTTCCTCTACGTCTTCAACGTCGACGAGGACGAGCTGACCGACGAGGCGTTCAAGGACGAGCAGCGCGCGCTCGTCGCCCCGGCCGAGGCGATCTTCCTCAACGCCAAGCTGGAGGCGGACCTCGCCGAGCTCGACGAGGAGGAGGCCCTCGAACTCCTCCAGTCCGTCGGCCAGGAGGAGCCCGGCCTCGCCACGCTCGCCACGGTCGGCTTCAACACCCTCGGCCTCCAGACCTACCTGACGGCAGGCCCCAAGGAGTCCCGCGCCTGGACGATCAAGAAGGGCGCCACGGCCCCCGAGGCGGCCGGTGTCATCCACACCGACTTCCAGAAGGGCTTCATCAAGGCCGAGGTCATCTCCTTCGCCGACCTGGTCGAGACGGGCTCGGTCGCCGACGCCCGCGCGGCCGGCAAGGCGCGCATGGAGGGCAAGGACTACGTGATGCAGGACGGCGACGTGGTGGAATTCCGCTTCAACGTGTAG
- a CDS encoding NAD(P)H-dependent amine dehydrogenase family protein: MIPTVVWGTGNVGRAAIRAVAAHPGLKLTAVLVHAPDKVGRDAADLAGLEQDLGVPATDDIDAVLGASPRAVVYAASGDLRPDDALADIARAVRAGAVVVTPALYALYDQRNAPPELRDPVLAAIADGGGSLFVSGVDPGWGNDVLPLLVSGLGSTIDAIRCQEIFDYSTYDQEDSVRHLIGMGHPLGYEPLMLAETVPTMVWGGQIRLMARALGVELDDIRETLERRALDSSVTTRTMGDFEAGTQGAVRFEVQGIVGGEPRIVIEHVTRIHPSCAPDWPTPPDGAGAHRVIIEGRPRIEVTVEATDEGENRSAGGNATAVGRLVGAIDWLVAAEPGLYDALDVPLRPATGKLGRSKQ; encoded by the coding sequence ATGATTCCGACGGTTGTCTGGGGTACCGGAAATGTCGGCCGCGCGGCCATCCGTGCCGTCGCGGCCCACCCGGGGCTGAAGCTCACGGCAGTGCTCGTCCACGCCCCCGACAAGGTCGGCCGCGACGCGGCCGACCTCGCCGGGCTCGAGCAGGATCTGGGGGTCCCGGCGACCGACGACATCGACGCGGTCCTCGGCGCATCGCCGCGGGCCGTGGTGTACGCGGCCTCCGGCGACCTCCGCCCCGACGACGCCCTCGCCGACATCGCCAGGGCGGTCCGGGCCGGCGCCGTGGTCGTCACCCCCGCGCTGTACGCCCTCTACGACCAGCGCAACGCCCCGCCCGAACTGCGGGATCCGGTCCTCGCCGCCATCGCGGACGGCGGCGGCTCGCTGTTCGTGTCCGGTGTCGATCCCGGCTGGGGCAACGACGTACTGCCGCTCCTCGTCAGCGGACTCGGCAGCACCATCGACGCGATCCGCTGCCAGGAGATCTTCGACTACTCCACGTACGACCAGGAGGATTCCGTACGCCACCTGATCGGCATGGGGCACCCCCTGGGCTACGAGCCCCTGATGCTCGCCGAGACCGTACCGACCATGGTGTGGGGCGGTCAGATCCGGCTGATGGCCAGGGCCCTGGGCGTCGAACTCGACGACATCCGCGAGACGTTGGAGCGCCGCGCGCTCGACTCGTCGGTGACCACCCGCACGATGGGCGACTTCGAGGCGGGCACCCAGGGCGCGGTGCGGTTCGAGGTGCAGGGCATCGTCGGCGGCGAACCCCGCATCGTCATCGAGCACGTCACCCGCATCCACCCGTCCTGCGCACCGGACTGGCCGACACCGCCCGACGGCGCGGGTGCCCACCGGGTGATCATCGAGGGCCGCCCGCGCATCGAGGTCACGGTCGAGGCCACCGACGAGGGCGAGAACCGGTCGGCGGGCGGCAACGCCACCGCGGTCGGCCGCCTGGTCGGCGCCATCGACTGGCTCGTGGCCGCGGAACCCGGACTCTACGACGCGCTCGACGTCCCGCTGCGCCCCGCGACCGGAAAGCTCGGAAGGAGCAAGCAATGA
- a CDS encoding carboxymuconolactone decarboxylase family protein encodes MNIDIPEGQEPIGYVWGDMVPGIGMAAANFSLSVYEHTTLGLREFEAARLRIAQINGCLFCLDWRTEREGQKVEEEFADAVTQWRTTDAFDDRTRLAAEYAERYALDHHGLDEEFWTRMTAHYSQHEIVELSMSIGSWLAFGRLNHVLGLDAVCVLPGH; translated from the coding sequence ATGAACATAGACATTCCCGAGGGGCAGGAGCCGATCGGGTACGTGTGGGGTGACATGGTTCCCGGGATCGGCATGGCCGCCGCGAACTTCTCCCTCTCGGTGTACGAGCACACGACCCTGGGCCTGCGGGAGTTCGAGGCCGCGCGGCTGCGCATCGCGCAGATCAACGGGTGCCTCTTCTGCCTCGACTGGCGGACCGAACGCGAGGGACAGAAGGTCGAGGAGGAGTTCGCCGACGCGGTGACCCAGTGGCGCACCACCGACGCCTTCGACGACCGCACACGTCTTGCCGCCGAGTACGCCGAGCGGTACGCCCTGGATCACCACGGCCTCGACGAGGAGTTCTGGACGCGGATGACCGCGCACTACAGCCAGCACGAGATCGTGGAGCTGAGCATGAGCATCGGTTCCTGGCTGGCGTTCGGCCGGCTCAACCATGTGCTCGGCCTCGACGCGGTGTGCGTACTCCCCGGTCATTGA